A section of the Elusimicrobiota bacterium genome encodes:
- a CDS encoding replication protein codes for MNLVKNKSNNNCLVNASIPEWNFKKKGFTKFPNQVLEALYNRNLNGSEYQIVLAIIRKTLGWNKPQDAISRSQFEEMCSKDGCSLERAIKKLLSKGIIIRNGKRNGVIKWSVESNTENWQTTLKKEATTKKRIVLPAKKTRKFQLIRSKMRNTKRIKDKYKIEKETNSSNPSVLDGSQLSEITKYTMKLCDDYGDFYRENYNRYPNEYTTNVAKKHFKKLLEKYPVFVNQRNLPEYNLTKILGYWFREAYVSDWVMENGYPPHIFCKDIETILKRYTKTL; via the coding sequence ATGAACCTCGTAAAAAACAAAAGCAACAATAATTGTCTTGTTAATGCAAGTATTCCGGAATGGAATTTCAAAAAGAAAGGATTTACAAAATTTCCAAATCAGGTCTTAGAAGCACTATATAACCGTAATTTGAACGGGTCGGAGTACCAAATAGTACTAGCTATTATCAGAAAAACTTTGGGTTGGAACAAACCTCAGGACGCAATCTCCCGCTCACAGTTTGAAGAAATGTGCTCAAAGGACGGATGCTCCTTAGAGAGAGCAATCAAAAAGTTACTCTCAAAGGGAATAATTATCAGAAATGGCAAGAGGAATGGAGTAATCAAATGGTCGGTTGAAAGTAATACTGAGAATTGGCAAACAACCCTCAAAAAAGAGGCTACTACAAAAAAGAGGATAGTCCTACCTGCAAAAAAGACCAGAAAGTTCCAATTAATACGCTCAAAAATGAGGAACACAAAAAGAATAAAGGATAAATATAAAATAGAAAAAGAAACAAATTCTTCTAATCCCTCTGTTTTAGATGGTTCTCAGCTTTCTGAAATTACAAAATACACTATGAAACTATGTGATGATTATGGTGATTTCTATAGAGAAAACTATAATCGCTATCCAAATGAATATACAACTAATGTTGCAAAAAAACATTTTAAGAAACTCTTGGAAAAATATCCTGTATTCGTAAATCAAAGAAACCTTCCAGAATATAACCTTACCAAAATACTTGGATATTGGTTTAGAGAAGCATACGTTTCTGATTGGGTTATGGAAAATGGATATCCTCCACATATTTTCTGTAAGGATATTGAAACTATTTTGAAAAGATATACGAAGACTTTATAG
- the hxsD gene encoding His-Xaa-Ser system protein HxsD: MENVLNQLNKDELYFNVNTKTYSLSAIKEASYRFTNECYIFLENISEDTIKVHIKAKTNINLNALTYSFMNELIEQQIRFDLDQKFGGLRDKIIEKAFSHKKIE, from the coding sequence ATGGAAAATGTTTTAAACCAATTGAATAAAGATGAATTGTATTTTAATGTTAATACTAAAACATATAGTTTATCTGCAATAAAAGAAGCTTCTTATAGATTCACAAATGAGTGCTATATCTTTCTAGAGAATATATCCGAAGATACTATAAAGGTTCATATAAAAGCTAAAACTAATATCAATCTAAATGCTTTGACATATTCTTTTATGAACGAATTGATAGAACAACAAATAAGATTTGACCTTGACCAAAAGTTTGGGGGCTTAAGAGATAAAATTATTGAAAAAGCTTTCTCTCATAAGAAGATAGAATGA
- a CDS encoding DUF1844 domain-containing protein, whose amino-acid sequence MTEQLEKSKYFLSLVMMLASAAWQQLGKVPHPISGKTEKDLKSAQITIDILVMLKEKTKSNISSDEEKALANVISDLELNYADEINKNEPPKPVN is encoded by the coding sequence ATGACGGAACAATTAGAGAAAAGCAAATATTTCTTAAGTTTAGTTATGATGCTCGCATCCGCTGCTTGGCAACAACTTGGAAAAGTCCCTCATCCGATAAGCGGGAAAACTGAAAAAGACTTGAAAAGCGCGCAAATAACAATTGACATACTTGTAATGCTAAAAGAAAAAACTAAAAGCAATATTTCTTCTGATGAAGAAAAGGCTCTTGCCAACGTAATATCTGATCTTGAATTAAATTATGCTGATGAAATAAATAAAAACGAACCCCCGAAACCAGTTAACTAG
- the hxsB gene encoding His-Xaa-Ser system radical SAM maturase HxsB yields the protein MNYTLLPFRYHALENKIFLTNEVGEYIFLDKSTFDDLRTGNLSKDSKVFMDLKSQHFLTDTEVDPVIDLLAVKYRTKKSFLENFTSLHMVVPTLRCNSDCIYCQVSSKDNKVSSYDMDVNTAKNVVETIFKTPSKYIKIEFQGGEPLLNFDIVTFIIEYSNKLNSIFKKSLEFVICTNLTLVNSNMLNYLKKKNVYISTSLDGSKSLHNKNRILRNKNGSYDSFYEKLLLAKNVLGSNSISALMTTTKDSLAQPETIVNEYIRLGFSSIFVRMLNPFGLAKINKNELSYSVQEFFEFYKEILSYIIEINIKGKYFVEEYACLLLRRILTPFSTGFVDLQSPPGTGICGAIYNYNGNVFPSDEARMLSEMGNNRFLMGNVNKSSYEEIFYNKSFINLIKNASLETTPLCSYCAYQVYCGSDPIRNYSEQGDITGYKLNNVTCIKNRLILQYLIDLIEEKNDKFTNVFWSWITKRNCNKMVSN from the coding sequence ATGAATTATACTTTACTGCCTTTCAGGTACCATGCTCTAGAAAATAAAATATTTCTAACAAATGAAGTAGGTGAATATATATTTCTTGACAAATCTACTTTTGATGATTTACGTACTGGAAATTTATCCAAAGACAGTAAAGTATTTATGGATTTAAAATCACAACATTTCTTAACTGACACAGAAGTTGACCCTGTTATTGATTTGCTAGCGGTAAAATATAGAACCAAAAAGAGTTTTCTTGAGAACTTTACATCCTTGCATATGGTAGTCCCCACTTTGCGATGTAACTCGGATTGTATTTATTGTCAAGTTTCTAGTAAGGATAACAAAGTTAGCAGTTATGATATGGATGTTAACACCGCAAAAAACGTTGTTGAAACAATATTTAAAACACCTTCAAAATATATAAAAATTGAGTTTCAAGGAGGGGAACCTCTTTTGAATTTTGATATCGTTACGTTTATTATAGAGTATTCAAATAAACTAAATAGCATATTCAAGAAGTCACTTGAATTTGTAATTTGTACAAATCTCACTTTAGTCAATAGTAATATGCTTAATTATTTAAAGAAAAAAAATGTGTATATTTCAACTTCATTAGATGGTTCTAAATCTCTCCATAATAAAAATAGAATATTAAGAAACAAAAATGGAAGCTATGATTCTTTTTATGAAAAATTATTATTAGCAAAGAATGTGCTGGGTTCAAATAGTATTTCAGCGTTAATGACCACAACTAAAGATAGTCTAGCACAACCAGAGACTATAGTTAATGAATACATAAGATTAGGATTTAGTTCAATATTTGTGAGAATGTTGAATCCTTTTGGTTTGGCAAAAATAAATAAAAATGAATTATCGTATTCTGTTCAAGAATTCTTTGAATTTTATAAAGAGATATTATCGTACATAATTGAAATAAACATAAAAGGCAAGTATTTTGTAGAAGAATATGCTTGCCTTCTACTCAGAAGGATTCTAACCCCATTTTCTACAGGATTTGTTGATTTGCAATCACCTCCCGGAACTGGTATTTGTGGGGCAATTTATAATTATAATGGCAATGTATTTCCATCGGATGAAGCCAGAATGCTTTCTGAGATGGGTAACAATCGTTTCTTAATGGGGAATGTTAATAAAAGCTCTTATGAAGAAATATTCTATAATAAATCATTCATTAATTTAATAAAAAACGCTTCTCTAGAAACAACACCACTTTGTTCATATTGTGCGTATCAGGTATATTGCGGTTCTGACCCTATTAGAAATTATTCTGAACAAGGGGATATTACAGGATACAAATTAAACAACGTTACGTGCATAAAAAATAGGTTGATTCTTCAATATTTAATTGACCTTATTGAGGAAAAGAACGATAAATTCACTAATGTATTTTGGTCATGGATAACAAAACGTAACTGTAATAAAATGGTTTCTAATTAA
- the gmd gene encoding GDP-mannose 4,6-dehydratase codes for MKKKALITGITGQDGSYLAEFLFEKGYEVHGAVRRSSLPNTDRLECSSALHLSDDSIKKCNIFLHYSDLADMASIFKVLKKIEPDEIYNLGAQSDVGVSFEIPEYTAEIDALGTLRLLETVRLLELDKKTKIYQASTSELFGVKSISCPDENTSFYPRSPYAVAKMYAFWITKNYRETYGIFACNGILFNHESERRGENFVTRKITTAAAKIAKGKQDILYLGNLDAKRDWGYAKDYVECMWLMLQQNNAEDYVVATGQAHSVREFAEIAFREAGFEIVWKGKALNEKGIDKKTGKVLIEINPQYFRPQEVDHLCGNPAKAVKNLGWNPQKTSFEQLVKLMVQNDLKNY; via the coding sequence TTGAAAAAGAAGGCGCTAATAACTGGGATTACGGGACAGGACGGAAGTTATCTTGCTGAATTTTTATTTGAAAAAGGCTATGAAGTACACGGAGCAGTTAGAAGAAGTTCTTTGCCGAATACTGACCGTCTTGAGTGTTCATCTGCTTTGCATTTGTCAGACGATAGTATAAAGAAATGCAATATTTTTCTGCATTACAGTGATCTCGCTGATATGGCGAGCATATTCAAGGTGTTAAAAAAAATTGAACCTGACGAAATATACAATCTGGGGGCTCAATCTGATGTGGGAGTTTCTTTTGAAATACCTGAATATACGGCTGAAATTGATGCCCTTGGAACTTTAAGATTACTTGAAACTGTCCGGCTTTTGGAACTTGATAAGAAAACAAAAATTTATCAAGCTTCAACTTCAGAACTCTTCGGAGTAAAAAGCATAAGTTGTCCGGATGAAAATACAAGTTTTTATCCAAGGAGCCCTTATGCAGTAGCGAAAATGTATGCTTTTTGGATAACGAAAAATTATAGGGAAACCTACGGGATATTTGCATGCAACGGAATTTTGTTTAACCATGAGTCGGAAAGAAGAGGAGAAAATTTTGTTACCCGCAAAATCACTACGGCCGCTGCTAAAATAGCTAAAGGAAAACAGGATATACTTTATCTAGGCAACCTTGATGCTAAGCGTGATTGGGGGTACGCAAAAGACTATGTTGAATGTATGTGGCTTATGCTTCAGCAAAATAATGCCGAAGATTATGTTGTTGCAACGGGACAGGCGCACAGCGTCAGGGAATTTGCTGAGATAGCATTCAGAGAAGCAGGTTTTGAAATAGTCTGGAAAGGAAAGGCCTTAAATGAGAAAGGAATAGATAAAAAAACCGGGAAAGTTTTAATAGAAATAAATCCCCAATATTTTAGGCCGCAGGAGGTAGATCATTTATGCGGAAATCCTGCAAAAGCTGTGAAGAATTTGGGTTGGAATCCCCAAAAAACAAGTTTTGAACAATTAGTAAAATTAATGGTTCAAAATGATTTAAAAAATTACTAA
- a CDS encoding DUF5659 domain-containing protein, whose amino-acid sequence MSLFETSDLYLAAVLHALKFKISEVKTEGRRTVFIFVDDESRRKAIVEYYNGELEIKARDFIDSVKNLKAMTFNY is encoded by the coding sequence ATGAGCTTGTTTGAAACTTCTGATTTGTATCTCGCCGCTGTACTACATGCCCTCAAATTTAAAATCAGCGAAGTAAAAACTGAAGGGAGAAGGACCGTCTTTATCTTCGTTGATGACGAATCCCGAAGAAAGGCAATTGTTGAATATTATAATGGCGAGCTAGAAATCAAAGCTAGGGATTTCATTGATTCAGTGAAGAATCTAAAAGCAATGACGTTCAATTATTAG
- the hxsC gene encoding His-Xaa-Ser system radical SAM maturase HxsC, whose product MKQLKGYPQNIQNQIVGKIKYYDGSFIYPSKTILISDRIPKIPFGINCILTDKYIKGKYNVPTIDRIQSVADLHNNDIVLIEKNGNINIVYEHGKDDNVLLMTERCNASCIMCPQHQESINQGSYDLLNRQILALLPKEIKYLGITGGEPTLYKEHLIKYLSFIKDRLPNTVVALLTNGILLEDINFVEDILEIGNSKLIFQIPLYSDIDLIHNKIMGVASYFRTIKGIYNLATYGQNIEIRVVVQKLNYERLSSIARFIYRNMPFVAHVAFMAVELESLAKNNIEEIWVNPVDEIYQDELYKGIKYLYNRNLEVSIYNLPLCLIKKEYWGFYKKSISSWKKVFSNKCNNCHNKENCGGFFKSTLYKMEKYIQPFTVEEVLC is encoded by the coding sequence ATGAAACAACTAAAAGGATATCCACAAAATATTCAAAATCAAATTGTAGGGAAAATAAAATACTATGATGGCAGTTTTATTTACCCTTCAAAAACAATACTTATCTCGGACCGCATTCCGAAAATACCTTTCGGGATAAATTGTATATTAACAGATAAATATATTAAAGGAAAATATAATGTCCCTACGATTGACAGAATACAATCTGTTGCGGATTTGCACAATAATGACATCGTTTTAATAGAGAAAAATGGTAATATTAATATAGTATATGAACACGGTAAAGATGATAACGTATTGCTTATGACGGAACGATGTAATGCCTCATGCATAATGTGCCCTCAACATCAAGAAAGTATTAATCAAGGTTCATATGATTTATTAAATCGTCAAATACTTGCTTTGTTGCCAAAAGAAATTAAATATTTAGGGATAACTGGAGGCGAACCAACATTATATAAAGAACATTTAATAAAATATCTGTCTTTCATTAAAGATAGGTTACCTAATACAGTTGTTGCATTACTTACTAACGGGATATTGCTTGAAGACATAAACTTTGTTGAAGATATACTAGAAATAGGAAATTCAAAGTTAATATTTCAAATTCCGCTCTATTCAGATATTGACTTAATACATAATAAAATAATGGGGGTAGCGAGTTATTTTAGGACCATAAAAGGTATCTATAATCTGGCTACATATGGTCAAAATATTGAAATAAGAGTTGTTGTTCAAAAACTCAATTATGAAAGGCTATCTTCTATTGCAAGATTTATTTATAGGAACATGCCTTTCGTAGCCCATGTAGCCTTTATGGCAGTTGAACTAGAATCATTAGCAAAAAATAATATTGAAGAAATCTGGGTTAATCCTGTTGATGAAATCTATCAAGATGAACTATACAAAGGAATTAAATATTTATATAATCGCAACTTAGAGGTATCAATATATAATCTTCCCTTATGTTTAATCAAGAAGGAATATTGGGGATTTTATAAAAAATCAATATCATCATGGAAGAAAGTATTTTCTAATAAATGCAATAATTGTCATAATAAAGAAAATTGTGGGGGATTCTTTAAGTCAACGTTATATAAAATGGAGAAGTACATACAGCCTTTTACGGTTGAGGAGGTTTTATGTTAA
- the gltX gene encoding glutamate--tRNA ligase, whose protein sequence is MSINKQNKIRVRFAPSPTGDLHIGGVRTALFNWLFARKVGGTFILRIEDTDEARSTEESVGVIIEAMKWLGLDWDEGPGKENSKYAPYSQMQRKEQGLYKKYIDELIGKGLAYPCYCAAEEVEKMRQTALLHKRPPKYDGTCSRLSAEQRKQKEADGKKAVIRFKMPVEGKVEVDDIVRGHVEFENALLDDFVLMKANGVPTYNFACVIDDHLMDISHVIRGDDHLSNTPRQIHIYKALGWDYPEFAHLAMILGSDGARLSKRHGHTSVLEYRIDGYLPEALLNYLSLLGWSTEDSQQLFEPQELIQKFSLERCGTSPSTFDSQKLLWMNGEYIRKKSPKQLTEIFFQWLKVTNLEEKIKGLDRTLIEKTITLEQEKTKLLSNIPELIDFFFKDAVEYKEEAVSKVFKTETAKTVLEGSIAKLQNITDFKADILEKLARDLAQEKGIKAGQVFHPIRVAISGRTQGPSLFHMMEVMGKETVLKRINFALEKFFK, encoded by the coding sequence ATGTCAATAAACAAACAAAACAAAATTAGGGTTAGATTTGCGCCATCACCAACAGGGGATCTGCATATAGGCGGTGTCAGGACCGCTTTATTCAACTGGCTTTTTGCAAGAAAAGTCGGCGGGACATTTATTCTTCGCATAGAAGATACTGACGAAGCGCGTTCAACTGAGGAATCAGTTGGCGTGATTATTGAAGCTATGAAATGGCTTGGACTTGATTGGGACGAAGGCCCTGGCAAAGAAAATTCTAAGTACGCCCCTTATTCCCAGATGCAGAGGAAAGAACAGGGTTTATATAAAAAATATATAGATGAATTGATAGGGAAGGGCCTGGCCTATCCTTGTTATTGCGCTGCCGAAGAAGTTGAAAAGATGCGTCAAACAGCCCTTCTTCATAAAAGGCCGCCTAAATATGACGGCACATGTTCTCGTTTATCTGCAGAACAAAGGAAACAAAAGGAAGCGGATGGTAAAAAGGCGGTTATAAGATTTAAAATGCCTGTTGAAGGAAAAGTTGAAGTTGATGATATTGTTCGGGGCCACGTGGAGTTTGAAAACGCTCTTTTAGATGATTTTGTGTTGATGAAGGCAAACGGGGTCCCGACATATAATTTTGCCTGCGTTATAGACGATCATTTAATGGATATATCCCATGTTATTCGGGGAGATGATCATTTATCAAACACTCCGCGCCAAATTCATATTTACAAAGCGCTCGGCTGGGATTATCCTGAATTTGCGCATCTTGCTATGATATTGGGCTCGGACGGCGCGCGTCTTTCAAAAAGGCACGGACATACTTCTGTGCTGGAATATCGGATTGACGGATATTTACCCGAAGCGCTTCTTAACTATCTTTCATTGCTTGGCTGGTCTACAGAAGACAGCCAGCAGTTGTTTGAGCCGCAGGAATTAATCCAAAAATTTTCGCTTGAACGATGCGGGACAAGCCCTTCAACTTTTGATTCGCAAAAACTTCTTTGGATGAACGGGGAATATATAAGAAAAAAATCGCCAAAACAATTGACCGAAATATTTTTTCAATGGCTAAAAGTAACCAATCTGGAAGAAAAAATAAAAGGATTGGATAGAACATTAATTGAAAAAACCATAACGCTAGAACAAGAAAAAACAAAATTACTAAGCAATATTCCCGAATTGATTGATTTTTTCTTTAAAGATGCAGTAGAATATAAAGAAGAAGCGGTAAGCAAAGTTTTTAAAACGGAAACTGCGAAAACAGTGCTTGAAGGAAGCATCGCAAAACTTCAAAATATCACTGATTTTAAAGCAGATATTTTAGAAAAGCTTGCGCGAGATCTTGCCCAGGAAAAAGGAATAAAAGCAGGGCAGGTTTTCCATCCTATTAGGGTTGCAATATCAGGCCGAACACAGGGCCCTAGTCTTTTTCATATGATGGAAGTGATGGGGAAAGAAACAGTATTAAAACGAATTAATTTTGCGCTAGAAAAATTTTTCAAATAA